Part of the Oncorhynchus mykiss isolate Arlee chromosome 12, USDA_OmykA_1.1, whole genome shotgun sequence genome, TGGTTCTACCTGTGTAGGAGACCCCATAGATGCATCTGGCGTCTTAAGagccctctcatcctcctcctctccctctgcccacaCTGAGCTGCAAGAGCGCCCACTGTTGTTCACATTCACTTTGAGCGGAGTGCTTGACATGGAAGGGTTTGATGAGCTTAGCATGGGGCTCTGCACAGCCAGCTCAAACACAGagctctgctcctcctcttcctcctcttcccccaaCTCCCAGTTGTGATTGGGCATAGTGAGGCAACCGGGGCTGTCAATCATTCCCAGAACCTCACTCATGAGGGAGGGACCAAGGTCCACTGTGAATGAAGTGAAGGAGTCGGAGCGCGTTAGCGCGAAGCTGTTGTTGTCTGGGAGCGAGCCACAGCTAAAGTTCTGAGCGAACAGACCGGTGCCGTCCTGCAGCTGTTTATCAAGGCGGGAGTGGCGGGGTAGTGTGACGAAACCAGACTGCAGGCCTTCAGACAGGAAGGAGACAAACATATTCAAATGTAAAACAGTTCATAACTTGAAAAAGGCCATTGTCTATTCTATTAatgcatctacagtataatatccaATTACTTTCATTAGACAGAGAAACCAACTATCAAATAAGTGCATTGAAAATCATGTCAGGGAGCCTTGCAGTTTGCCACAATCGCCAGAGGGTGACAGTATAAAACAAGCAAGGTAGTGTTTTCAGAGCACCAGCCCAACCCACACACATTCCACAGTGCCATGACTTCACTGGTTCCTGGTTCTGAATGCTCCCTGGGGGGGGGGCTTGGTTTTATGCATAGTGGACAGTTCTCAGCCGCTACTGAAAGAGAAGTGAGGGGAGGACCCAGAAAGATATATAAAGAGGAtaacagagagggaaagagaaaggaacTTAAAGTTTTAAAAAAGTTGATGATGTGGGGACTAGAAAAAGAATGAGAGGAAAATAggacaggagaggaaagaaagaagaGCTAAAGAAATGACCAGAATATACAAATGAACATGTACATCACAGTAAGAGGTGGTACAGTGTGAGTTAACCTGTTGATCCCCCAGGTCATCTAGCTCTCTGTGCCCTCTGTTGGTGCTCTTTATTTGGGTACATTCCATCTGAGTTGGGTAACTATTCCAGTGGCTGGGGGGAATTCCAGACATCCCACATACTGTTCTAAAAAACCCTaccccttaacacacacacacagttttgctGTACCAGCAGTGATTTAAAAGGGAAATGAGTGTTGGGTTTATGCGGTGCAGTCAAGCAGCACACAAACACTAAAGATGACAGGAAATGCCCTCTCGGTATCTTTCTCTCCCcagctgtgtttgtttgtgtttataGGTGTAATTGTGCACAGGTGTAACCAAGGTAATTGCAGATGACTCAGAAAaaaataatctgtttgttgactgttTGGTGATTTGAGAAGGGGAAATggcaacctgtgtgtgtgtgtgtgtgtgtgtgtgtgtgtgtgtgtgtgtgtgtgtgtgtgtgtgtgtgtgtgtgtgtgtgtgtgtgtgtgtgtgtgtgtgtgtgtgtgtgtgtgtgtgtgtgtgtgcgtgcgtgcgtgcaataTGTGCTTTTTCCCTTTACAGATGTTCTTACCGTAGCTGTAGAGGGAGGTATCTGGGGAGCTCTCTGAGCTGGGGAACAGCACCCTCTGATAGCCGTTGGGCATGTCAATGTTCAGCTGGGGCAGTGAGATGGCGTTCTTGATGATGGGTGAGACAGGAGGCGGTGGGGGTGAAAGATCACGGGAACCGATCCTGGCACGGGGCACAGGGGACCGGCGTACATGCCTCAGGGTGCGGGAGAAGAAGCTGGTGGTCTTTGTGCTGCTGGTGGGTGAATCGGGGCTCACTGATTCCCCTTTGCCCCCATGGTTGCTAAGGAAGGAGGTGTCTCCGAACACGTCGCCACCACGGCCCACGTGCATGGTGTGGCGAAAGTCTGGGAGCGGTGGGCTGATCATGTCCACGGAGAGTTCACTCTTAAAGCGCCTCTTCCCCTGAGAGCCCGACACTAGGCCTTTAATCCCTGGCAGTTTTCCCAGACTCATGGTAGCAGAGATGATTACCCTTTAAATATAATTAATCACAGGGATAATAAATCCAGTAAGAAATCAGTCTACTTTTCCAATGTAAAAAGAGTGTTAAAAGACACTTAAACAACTTTCTGGAtccttaaaaaaaagaaaaacacaaatTGTGTGCTGAGAATGTGTGTATAATACATTTTCCACACGGCAGCAAGTGCCAGCTATTCATCGAGCGTAAAGCCTGCAGTTTGGCTTTAGGAAGTCCCACTGAAGTTTTCAGCTGAATGATGGTTATCTATTGGAGTCAGTCAACATTCAAAGCTTTCTCTCTCAGGGCCAATTCTGTGCTTTAGAATGACTCCAGCCTCAAAGAAGCCTGTCCTCCTTCCCAGCAGCTTTCAGTCATGAGGAATAAAAAGAGGAGGAATGACACATCCCAGGGATTTTGGAATAACCACAGCCTATGTGGTCTGAGAGCTTTGGATCCACTGTTCCTTTCCCAGACGGTGGGTTTTTGAATATCAGTTCAGAAAATATATTCAGTTGCGGCTCCAAATATATACTGACAGTGAAACATAACTCATCCAGTATTTGTGcagtgaaagagtgagagaataccaagagatGCTCATATTCTGTCCATCAGACAAAATACATTTCACTCTTTGTGGATTGGAGTATTGCCTGACTGTTATTTTGAACTTGTGTTTCTGCTTGTGAACACTAACAGTATAACTATGATGCTCTCTCTGTTGGCAAGCTCATACCTGTGAACGTTTCTAAAGCTAAATCAATATTAGACGTGCACAACAATTTCTATAATTAGGTCACTTAAATGCACCTTTCCCTTCAGCAACAAAAATATACAGGTCCTTAAACTTACAAATATTCTTGTTCTTCTCTTTTTAGGATCAGTCCAAACTGAAGTCTATACCTACCTCCTTTAAAATGAGCACCAATGGCTTCTGTCAAGGCTGGACAGCCAGCACTGTTACCTAGAGACCCCTTTCTGTGAAAACCATCCAAGGTCTTGTTTACAAACAATTAACGGACATCCCACCCGTCTAGACACTAATCACCTTGCCAGAGGTTTACGAGATCCTCGTAAAATGAGAAGAAATATTTATGTTTTCTGTAAACCTAGTTAAAATTCCTTCTCGACTTGGCACACTACAGTAGATAGGAGTCAGGTTGTGTTATACATCTGAAAGTGGTTATGTTTAAGCTGCTTGGCCCTGTGTGCTCTGTCCAATAAAGTTGTTGGAGATTATAAATAACTTGTTAAGGAACTGTAATGGGATTGTGTCAGCTTTAAAACAACCTCTATTACCACTTCACAATCACCCAGTGCTTTCTCTTCTCACCACTACAGGTTTcaacaccaacacaacaccaAGACAACAACTCTCACCAACCAGGTCACTTTAGATGTGGCTTATTGAGGAGTGACTCAATAGGCTGACACCTTTGATTGTCAGCTAATAATCTTCTCTAATGCAcctacacacatgaacacactgcACTCAAATACCAAAACACACACTTGATACTTAGTCACTTAACTGACAACTCAGGTCCTGCCCGTTAGTGATGGAGGTTTCTAGGCTGCCGCAGGTCTCCTCAATCAAGTCCTTCTTCCCTTCAGATACAGTAAGTGTTTCCAGAAACAAATTTGTAATCCTGCTTTGAAAGCAACCTCACCTTATACTCCCCTGTAATCAACAACTAAAATATCTCCAACCTGTCACTCACTAGCCGCTCAGTCGTTTTAGTATTCCCTCATAGAAGTTGAATCTTGAATGTACCGTCCACAGGGGTGTCAGCTTTCAGTCCCTCTGAGACCCAGCAGAAAGAGCAGGGGGTCAGTTCACACATGTCGTCTCCACTAAAGCGCTTTATCTGCGTGTGGCACCACACAGTCCATGGGACATCCTGTCACTTCGCTCCCCTCTCACCGGGACTGTTGTTCTCTTTTATCCTTTGTTGTACAGTTCAGAAAATGTACCACAGGCCCGGGACACCAGGCATTTAGGGACAATGAAACACAAAAAGGGATAATGCTTTAAAAAAAGGCAATACACTAAAGTGCAGTAATCCGTGCGACTGTTTTGTCTGCGTCTTGGAAGAAAATGAGCTCCTCTGGGATTGGCTGTGTCCTGGATTAGCTTctaatccctccctccattcctccctctcctctctcgttctctgccTCCCACAATCCAGATAGTGTTTTGAGATACAGGTAAGtggctcctctctctttcttcattcAGACCACTTCAGGGCTGCCTGGAGAAGACTTCAcagagagttacagagttagagaAAATGCAACCATTAATAGGACTCACATAAATGGGGTCACATAAATGTGTCCGGTTGCTGAACATCTACATTGACTTATTTTGGGAATGCTTCTTTTCACCCAGTTTTGGCTCATGAGTCACTTCTTACGGCCAACAGGtcataaaatgtttgtttttttggtaTGTGAGTTGTTTTCCAAAATAAGAGAGCACCACAACACATTTTAGAGAGCCTTGCATGTCATTGCCAGTCTCCAAATGCAATATATCCATTTCAACAAGACCACTTCACACAGAGGTCTTTACAGCAGGGTTCAACTTGCTGTCCGCAGGTCAGGTGATTTTATTCGTCCTCCCGTTTTCTGAGCAAAAGAAagcataaaagactgtaaaaacaccagaaaatcagCTCTAAGTGATTTTGGAAGTCTGTTCCAAACTATTCCCAAGTACAATAGAGAGATGTGTGATTTAATTCAAATGTAATGTGATTATGTTTTGGTCAAACATGATAGTTTTTcaggcttcttgcggtcaatttgcagtctacaaattatttgtaattatgttccgggaCCCTGACCATCCGCTCGAGAAAATAAATCAgtccgcggctgaatcta contains:
- the LOC110538361 gene encoding cdc42 effector protein 1 → MSLGKLPGIKGLVSGSQGKRRFKSELSVDMISPPLPDFRHTMHVGRGGDVFGDTSFLSNHGGKGESVSPDSPTSSTKTTSFFSRTLRHVRRSPVPRARIGSRDLSPPPPPVSPIIKNAISLPQLNIDMPNGYQRVLFPSSESSPDTSLYSYGLQSGFVTLPRHSRLDKQLQDGTGLFAQNFSCGSLPDNNSFALTRSDSFTSFTVDLGPSLMSEVLGMIDSPGCLTMPNHNWELGEEEEEEEQSSVFELAVQSPMLSSSNPSMSSTPLKVNVNNSGRSCSSVWAEGEEEDERALKTPDASMGSPTQVEPVMEAERFQRAADMLARHYGGGSFSRSHRSDSASSSSPLSQPKVPYAFPEEEEIKV